The nucleotide window CCAATCCTCCTGTCCCTGCTATGATTGCCCACCTTTACCCCCCTGGACCTCAGAACCCTCAATTTCAGAAGGCTATCGAGCGTGAAgctcagaagaagaacgTTACCCCCGAGGAATACGCCAAGTCGCAAGGCTTCGATTTCGAAACCATCACATCTCCTGGCGCTCAGGCTCTTATGGATGCTGGTCCTCACGCTAACCGTCAAGGCGAGGCTGCTAAGAAGGCCGCCGGTTTCGCTGACAAGCTTGCGTCTGGTATGATGGAGGCTGAATTGGGAGATGACGAGCCCCCTACTCTCAAGCTCGGCGATGCCTCAGTTGCTGCCCCTTTCACATCCAAACTCCGAAACGTCGTTGCTGTCCCCAACATCATCCGCCAGGGTCGTTGCACTCTTGTCGCCACTATCCAGATGTACAAGATTCTCGCTCTCAACTGTCTTATTACCGCCTACTCCTTGTCCGTCTTGTATCTTGAGGGTATCAAGTTTGGCGACACACAGTACACCATCAGTGGTATGCTTATGTCGGTTTGCTTCCTCAGCATTTCTCGCGCTCGTGTCGTCGAGGGCCTTAGCAAGGAACGTCCTCAGcccaacatcttcaacgtTTACATCATCGGCTCTATTCTGGGACAGTTTGCTGTTCACATCGTCACTCTGATCTACATCGCCCGACTCTGCGATAGACTTGCTCCGTAAGTTAACACTCTATTCTTCATGAGCTGATATGATAGCTAACATTTTATAGTCGCTCTGAGGATGTTGATCTCGAGGCTGAATTTGCTCCATCTCTGCTCAACTCTGCCGTCTACCTTCTCCAGCTTATCCAGCAAATCTCCACCTTCGCCATCAACTATCAGGGCCGTCCCTTCCGTGAATCTCTTTCTGAGAACAAGGGTATGTTCTACGGTATCGTCGGTGTCTCCGGACTTGCTTTTGCCTGtgctctcgagctcttcccCGACATCAACGAGGGTATGAAGCTTGTTCCTTTCTCGGACGAGTTCAAGACCAACATGACCGCCGTCATGGTCATTGACTACGCTGCTTGCTGGATTATCGAGGTCAGcttgaagaagttcttcaGCGATTACCGACCTCGCGATATTGCCGAGCGACGACCCGAGCAGCTGGAGAGGGAGGCTGTTCGCCGCGCCGCCgcgcagaagaagaaggacgaggaggaggagaagaagagactcGAGAAGGTTGCCGAATTTGAGCGTAAGGTCGAGGAGCGACGGAGAAAGATTGAGGAGTGGCGAGCCGGAAGGACTTAATAGTCTTACTCAATCATAATGAGATGGTTGAGATTTTGGTTTAGATCTCATGGGAGGCTTTAGAGTAAGCATACTATCATAGACAGGAGGAAATTATTACGGATGGGTAGGCTGGAGAAGCTAAGAGCCTGCTAATTTAGAGGTGTATACTATCGATGGGTAGACTTGATCATGAACACAACCAATTGTTTTAGTTGCACTTTAAGGCTCAAAGTGACCACTTGTTAATGTCACTAAGTCCAGAACTGACCACTCTTGATTGTAGTACCAACATTCGCTTGCTGGTCAAATCCAGTCACTAAGCACACAATATCTTGGGGTATTTTTTTCATTCATTGCTATAGTACAGACACAGACCGGAATTCCAAGTCTATAGAGGTGGTAGAACAATAGGAAGAAAAGCATGGTATATCAATCGCTCATACACCCCGGCTCTTATTCCCGATCCTCACACGAAAGACATCCGTACTGAGAGTTTACCTTTATCCTTTTTTCCCATTTTCGCCACAATACCCAGTTCTATTAAGCTAGGTCGTTCTCTAAAAGCTCGAAATGAGCCCAGAGATCATTTATTTGGGAGGGTTGGAGGCAACGAAGGCAACGCCCTTCtcgatgttcttcttgaggtcGACGAGAGCAGCCTCAACGAGCTTCTCCTCGTTGGCATCGAGCTTGCCGAGAGGGtggatcttctcaacaccctcaGGGCCGAGCTCAACCTTGGAGCTGAAGAACTCGATGCCCTGGTCCTTGTAGAGAGGAGACTCGACGAAAGAGGGCTCAATGACACCCTTCTCGCCCTGGACAGCGCGGAGGATGGAGTCAGCCATGCGGGCACcagccatggccatggaaaGGGTGGCAGAGCCAGCACcgtccttggccttgacaacctcatcaccaccgAACTGGACACGCTTGACGAGCTCAGCGTTGGAAGAGAGGTCGGGATGGTTGGActgggagaagagagggaCGATGGTGACACCGGAGTGGCCACCGACAACGGTGATGTTCTCGTCCTTGGGGTCGGTGCCCTTGATCTCGGAAACGAATCGGGAGGCACGGACAACATCGAGGGTGGTGACACCGAAGAGGGTCTTGGGGTTGTAGACACCCTCAGCCTTGAAAACCTCCTTGACGATGGGGACAGTAGAGTTGACGGGGTTGGAGATGATCAGGagcttggccttgggagCAGCCTGAGCAGCGGCCTTGGCGAGGTCGCGGACGATGGaggcgttggtgttgaagagatcGTCACGGGTCATACCGGGCTTGCGGGGAACACCAGCGGGGATGAGGACAACCTCGGCACCGGACAGAGCATCCTTAAGGCCGGCAGCGTTGGGCTCGTAACCCTTGACGGtggacttggtgttgacgTGGGAAATATCAGCAGCAACACCTGCATTTGACTTGTTAGCTGGCGGTCCAGATCTGGCGAGGTGGCAACAAGGCGAATTGAGCTAGAGCGAACGTGGTCAACATGGCCGTTGCTCGATTC belongs to Fusarium oxysporum Fo47 chromosome V, complete sequence and includes:
- a CDS encoding lactate/malate dehydrogenase; this translates as MFAASRIQRRAFSATARDLSKVTVLGAAGGIGQPLSLLLKMNPRVTDLALYDIRGGPGVAADISHVNTKSTVKGYEPNAAGLKDALSGAEVVLIPAGVPRKPGMTRDDLFNTNASIVRDLAKAAAQAAPKAKLLIISNPVNSTVPIVKEVFKAEGVYNPKTLFGVTTLDVVRASRFVSEIKGTDPKDENITVVGGHSGVTIVPLFSQSNHPDLSSNAELVKRVQFGGDEVVKAKDGAGSATLSMAMAGARMADSILRAVQGEKGVIEPSFVESPLYKDQGIEFFSSKVELGPEGVEKIHPLGKLDANEEKLVEAALVDLKKNIEKGVAFVASNPPK